A stretch of DNA from Candidatus Hydrogenedens sp.:
TAAAAAGCAGGTATAGGAATATTAAAAACAAAAATAGCCAGGCAAATCCAAATTCTTTCCAGAAAGATGTAGATTCTGGGTTGTCGGATAATTTTCCTGCAAGGACTAATATGAATAATGCGACCCAAAACAATATGGCAAAAACTAACAATTTTTTTACACACTGACGACATTCATCGGGAGAGAATAAATTCCATGCTTCTATCGCCATTCCAATTATGCAACCCATAGATAGAATAAGAAACCAGCCTGTATGAAATAGAGATATGTTTTGGAAATACGGCAAATGTAGGTTTAAACAAGAGATAAGATAAAAGATTACAAAAAGAAATAAACTTACAACATAAAAGGACTCTATTTTTCCCCGTATTTCAGAATGAATAAGAGAACGGGCACTTAACCATAAAGGCAATAAAAAGATGCAACAAATTCCAGGGGAGCATAGCAAGATGATGGAGGTAAGATGAATATTTCCTGAAGAAATTCCCGCTGGTAAAAACAGACCTAACAAATCTTTGTAAATTAAATTTGGGATAAGTGATACGGAGGAAATAATGGCTCTGTTATTATTCCATTCTATATATGGAAGTATCTGAAAAGAAATAAGTCCGTATGCCGTTATCCATGCTAAAATAACAAATGAAATAGGAATGTAATAAGCATTATTTTCGGGTCGAGCAAGGAAATATACCGTGATGAAGTATAAGAAGGTAAAAGCAAAAATGACGGCTAATGTTTCAACACTACCCCCAAGTGACATAAAAACAATAGATATGCATAGTAGAACCCAATAGCGGAATGAATGATAAAAAACAAGATTAACAAAACATAAATATAAAGGAAACCAAACAATTACATCGGTTATGGGATGAATGGGATTAAAAAATAGATGCCCGCTGACTTGAAATAGTATCGCAATAAATAATCCTATGGAGGGTAAGAGTCCCAAAGATATAGCCAGAAGATAGACCCCAATACCGGCCACTATCATTTTTAACCATATGCTAATGTAAATGGACTTCCATAGAGGTAAGAAATAAAAGGGAATGCTGAAAATAGAAAAACAACGGGATTCCCATCTCGCAAGAAAAGGAGTACCTGGCCCGGAAGTATTGTCCCATAATAGAGAGGACAGACTTTTTACCTGCGACATATAAAGGTAATCGGATAGATATTTTGAACTATCTGTGATTGTATCTGTGTTATAGTTCCCATTGTTGATTATTTTCCCCTCTACCCATAAGGGGCTATAATATAAAGAAGTATAGTTCCCTGGTATTTGGTTTAAGGAAAAATCTATTACCAATATTACCAGAGGGAATAAAAGTAAGAAGAGACAGACTGATAAATGGTCTCTCTTAAAATGTGCTGTTGAATTCTGGTTCATGTTCGTCATGTAATCATTATAAAGGATTTATAGTATCAATCCCAAAAAATGAGGCTCTATACTTTTTGTTTATTTCTTTGCCGGGCTGTGAATACTCATTCCATAATAGTCTTCACTGGCTTCCATTAATACTTCGGATAAAGTAGGATGAGTGAAGATTGTTTCGGCTAATTCTTCGACAGTGCTTTCCAATTTCATAGCAACACTTGCCGTTGCTATCATTTCTCCCGCCTCGGGTCCTAAAATATGAACACCTAAAATTTCATCTGTACGAGCATCCCCTACTATTTTTAGCATACCTTCTGGTTCTCCAATAGCATGTGCTCTACCATTTGCAGAAAAGAGGAATTTTCCTGTTTTTACAGAGTAACCCTGTTCTTTTGCCTTCGCTTCTGATAGTCCGACACTTGCTAGTTCCGGGAATGTAAATGTACAGGCGGGAAGAATACGGTAATCCATTCGTTTATTTCCCCCTGTGGCATTTGTGCTTGCTACGATACCTTCATTAGAGGCACCATGGGCTAACCATGTGCGGTCAATAACATCACCAATTGCATATACTCCCGGAACCCCTGTCTCCATCTTTTCATTTACAGTAATTCCCCCTTTTTTGTTGATTTTGAGTGCACTACGAAGAGGTTCCTGTATACAATCGGAATTGCATTTCATCCCTACACATACCAGAACAAGGTCAACTGAAATTTCAACATTTTTGCTTCCTTCAATAGAAAGAGTAATATCTGTGTCTTTTATTTTTGCCTCTTTTAATTTGCTCCCTGTATAAACTTGAATGCCTTCTTTTTTGAATATAGATTCCAATCTTTTTGCAAGTTCTTCATCTTCCTTAGGAAGTATATGAGGTAGCATTTCAATGAGATGTATTTCTGCTCCAAAGCTGTTCCAGATGCAGGAAAATTCGCATCCAATAGCACCAGCTCCAATAATACCTATTCGTTTAGGTATTTCAGTTAGTTCCAGAGCCTGTGAACTATCAATGATTTGTTTTTTGTCAAATGGTAAGATAGGTAATTCAATGGGTCTTCCACCTGTGGCTATTATAAGGTTTTTTGATGTAATTCGTTTCCCATCCACAGTAACCTCATTGGGTTGATGGATAGTGGCTTCACCTTTAATCCAGTCAATATGGTACGATTTAAAAAGTCGTTCAATACCTCCTGTGTTTAAGGAAATGACTTTATTTTTCCGCTGTTTCAATTGGTTTAAGTCTAATTGTGCATTATCAACATGAATACCGAATTCATCTGCTTTTTTAAACTTGCGATAAAGTCCTGCGGTATTGAGTAATGTTTTTGTGGGGATACAACCAATATTTAGACATACGCCACCTAAATATTTTTTTTCAACCACGGCTGTTTTTGCACCTCTTTGTGCGGAACGAATTGCTGAAACATATCCACCTGGACCCGCACCTATTACAACAACATCATAATCAGCCATTATTTTTTCTCCTTATCTTTTACTGTTATTACATAAAATCTGCCGATTCTAATATTTCACGGAATCTACCCATAAATTGTCCACCTAATGCCCCATCTATTACGCGATGGTCACAAGACATTGTAACTTTCATTATAGGACGAATGAATATACCACCGTCAACAACTACAGGACGGTCTTTCATCTGTCCAACCGCCAGTATAGCACTATCAGGTTGGTTTATAATCGCTGTAAAATGGTCTACTCCATAAGGTCCTAAATTCGATACTGTAAATGTATTGCCTGTGTAGTCATCGGGTAGTAATTTGTTATTTTGTGCTTTTGTAATAAGTTCTTTTGCTTTTTTTGCAAGCCCTTCTAAAGATAATTCCTGTGCTTTTTTGATTACTGGAACAATTAAACCCTGAGGTAATGCAACAGCAACTCCTAAATTAACATCCGGCATCTGGATAATACAATCACCACCCCATTGTACATTTACAGATGGAAACTCACGAAGTGTCCTTACGGCTGCATAAAGAACAATATCGTTAAAAGATACTTTAAAGGGTAGTTTCCCGCGTAAAATTTTTGCATTGGTCATATCAATTTCAACAGTTATATAATAGTGTGGTGCAATGTGCATACTTTGTCCCATCCGCTCTGCAATAATTTTCCGCATGGGTGTTAGCGGTATTTTTTGCATGGTAATGGGCAATGCAGAAGGAGTAGTTTCTTGAAAAGTGGATACTTTTGCCTTTTCAATATCTTCCTTTATAATTTTTCCATGAGGTCCCGAACCTACAATATTTTGTAAATTAATCCCTTCCTGTTCTGCCAATTTTCGGGCTACGGGTGTTGCCTTGGCTTGTGATTGTATAGCATTTTCAACATCAGAGGACATAATTCTTCCACCGACACCAGAACCCTGAATATTTTGCAAAGGAATATTATGAGTTTCGGCAACTTTTTTTGCTCTTGGAGATGCGATAATATCTCCTGAAGTTGCAATAGGTTGAGGTGAAATAGTGGGTGCAGAAGGAATTGTAGTGGGTGCTTCTTCTTTAATTTTGGATTTTTCTTTAATCTCCGATTTCGGTGATACTCCTGGGCATGTTCCTTGTGTATATTCTGCAGGGATTGCTTCGTTTTTATCTCCTATTAGTGCAACAACAGTTAATACAGGTATCTCAATTCCTGCTTCCACCAATATTTTCAAAAGTGTTCCACTTGCAGGAGATTCAAACTCAATTTCTGCTTTATCGGTTTGAACAGTAAATAAAGATTCTCCTTCTTTAACCTCATCACCTTCTTGTTTGAGCCATTGAACAATCATAGCTTCTTCTACCGTCTGTCCTAACTTGGGCATTTTTACTTCAAACATGGGTTTATCCTTCTGTTGATGTTTTTATAACCAGTTTTTATCTTTTAGTTTTTTAATTGCTTCCATTATCAAATTAAATAGGGGACTTGTTTCCTCTACCTTGCAAATTTCTTTTAATACCCCCTCAACGCCGTTTAGATTTTTTATTTGCTTCAATTTTTGAGAGGATTCATCGTCGCCATTATAGAATATAGCCCCTGCTATCCCTATAGAAATATTTTCAGGAGTTATTCCCGCTTTCAGACAATACATTGCAGAACCGATTAACCGTTCTCCCATACTTAGCTTTCGGATAGGGTCTCTTGCTACGCGTTCTATTTGGTCTCCTAAATGTTTATTCCTATATCTTTTTAATAGGTCGTTGATATATTCTTCAAGTTCGGGAAAAGGAAGACCATCTAATTTACTAATGGCTTTTGCACTTTCAATGCCTGCATTTTTTGCTATTGTATATATTTCATTATCTTCGATGGCTTCCCAGATAAATTTATAGCCCCTTAGATTTCCCAGATAGGCACATACAGCATGAGTAAGATTATGAATATATAATTTTCGATGAACATACCCAGAAAAAGGACGACATAGTTTCATCCCTTTAATTTCGGGAATATCTCCTTTAAATGCATCTGCATCTACGGGAAGTTCACAATATTCTTCAACCCGAACTAATAAAGGATGTTTCTGTTTATCCTGTTCTGTGATAATAGGAACCATCCTCCCAATAGATGCTTCAACCAATCCTATATGTTTTTCAAAAGATTTTAGAAGATGTTTGGGAAGATGTGAGGTTATTTCGTGATAAAAAGTATTCTTAGGTTCTGGGAGGTTTTCACAAATTATAATATTGAGAGGCTTTATAAATTTTTCCTCTAATCTTTTGGTAATTCCAATGGAGAGAATCTCTGCGACAGCCGATACCCCTTTTGCTCCTACTGCTGTTGCAATGATGTCAGATTTTTGAACAGCCTCTGCCACTTTTTCTTTTTCAGAAAGTAAAAGAGCCGATATGTCCTCGACAAATATAGTATATGTTTTTTCCCCCACAATCTTTATTGGGTATTTCTTTGTTTTATTTATTTGTTCAACAAGTTCAGGAACAACATCTATAAAAAGAGTATGATACCCACTTTCATAAAAAAGTTGGCCTAAGAAACCTCTGCCTATATTTCCTGCACCGAATTGCAGAGATAATTTCATAAAAATATCCTTACAAAAATAGATAACACATCATAATATATAAGGTTGGATTTGGTATTATATCATAGTTATAATTTACGATGTAGTCTGGATGACTTATTATCTTAAAGAATTAAAATGTGATATGAATAAACTAATTATTGGAGGAAAATAAAATGAAGAAAGTAGGATTTGGAATTATCGGTTGTGGAAATATTGGTCCTGTTCATGCGGCCGCAATAAATGCCATTTCTAATGCAAAATTGGTTGCCGTTTCAGATGTTGTTGAAAAGAACGCAATGAAATTAGCAAGCCAATATAATGCGGAACCCTATACGGATTATAAAAAGATGTTAGAACGGAAAGATATTCAAGCCGTTTGTATTTGTGTTCCCAGTGGTCTGCGCGCAGAAATAGCAGAAAACTGTGCTATGGCAGGAAAACATATCCTTTCGGAAAAACCTTTGGAA
This window harbors:
- a CDS encoding YfhO family protein, which encodes MNQNSTAHFKRDHLSVCLFLLLFPLVILVIDFSLNQIPGNYTSLYYSPLWVEGKIINNGNYNTDTITDSSKYLSDYLYMSQVKSLSSLLWDNTSGPGTPFLARWESRCFSIFSIPFYFLPLWKSIYISIWLKMIVAGIGVYLLAISLGLLPSIGLFIAILFQVSGHLFFNPIHPITDVIVWFPLYLCFVNLVFYHSFRYWVLLCISIVFMSLGGSVETLAVIFAFTFLYFITVYFLARPENNAYYIPISFVILAWITAYGLISFQILPYIEWNNNRAIISSVSLIPNLIYKDLLGLFLPAGISSGNIHLTSIILLCSPGICCIFLLPLWLSARSLIHSEIRGKIESFYVVSLFLFVIFYLISCLNLHLPYFQNISLFHTGWFLILSMGCIIGMAIEAWNLFSPDECRQCVKKLLVFAILFWVALFILVLAGKLSDNPESTSFWKEFGFAWLFLFLIFLYLLFSLFYPSARNSGYIVTLILLLSVVVIYRPYRITTPLELLKVNEESINKLKQYGTRFAGPEVLQNSVFPIDGLNMMVISPEKCTERYSIFMKKALEDPKLWFRAGTSCFLFTSIKNSNPDNSFYKIRSELKLADMFSSGMAIFKSDKDNPRAFVIYNGKTTDNVNPDLLSSNLPHFVENAPIPETTSVTELSAVVEDISPTHVRIKVEKTKPGILVLTDTYYPGWSVSVDNVSKDIIPVNIAFRGVELSEGDHLIDFEYQCKGFWWGLTISIIAFILFLVIIRFSFRFSRQLI
- the lpdA gene encoding dihydrolipoyl dehydrogenase, which codes for MADYDVVVIGAGPGGYVSAIRSAQRGAKTAVVEKKYLGGVCLNIGCIPTKTLLNTAGLYRKFKKADEFGIHVDNAQLDLNQLKQRKNKVISLNTGGIERLFKSYHIDWIKGEATIHQPNEVTVDGKRITSKNLIIATGGRPIELPILPFDKKQIIDSSQALELTEIPKRIGIIGAGAIGCEFSCIWNSFGAEIHLIEMLPHILPKEDEELAKRLESIFKKEGIQVYTGSKLKEAKIKDTDITLSIEGSKNVEISVDLVLVCVGMKCNSDCIQEPLRSALKINKKGGITVNEKMETGVPGVYAIGDVIDRTWLAHGASNEGIVASTNATGGNKRMDYRILPACTFTFPELASVGLSEAKAKEQGYSVKTGKFLFSANGRAHAIGEPEGMLKIVGDARTDEILGVHILGPEAGEMIATASVAMKLESTVEELAETIFTHPTLSEVLMEASEDYYGMSIHSPAKK
- a CDS encoding dihydrolipoamide acetyltransferase family protein, encoding MFEVKMPKLGQTVEEAMIVQWLKQEGDEVKEGESLFTVQTDKAEIEFESPASGTLLKILVEAGIEIPVLTVVALIGDKNEAIPAEYTQGTCPGVSPKSEIKEKSKIKEEAPTTIPSAPTISPQPIATSGDIIASPRAKKVAETHNIPLQNIQGSGVGGRIMSSDVENAIQSQAKATPVARKLAEQEGINLQNIVGSGPHGKIIKEDIEKAKVSTFQETTPSALPITMQKIPLTPMRKIIAERMGQSMHIAPHYYITVEIDMTNAKILRGKLPFKVSFNDIVLYAAVRTLREFPSVNVQWGGDCIIQMPDVNLGVAVALPQGLIVPVIKKAQELSLEGLAKKAKELITKAQNNKLLPDDYTGNTFTVSNLGPYGVDHFTAIINQPDSAILAVGQMKDRPVVVDGGIFIRPIMKVTMSCDHRVIDGALGGQFMGRFREILESADFM
- a CDS encoding mannitol dehydrogenase, whose translation is MKLSLQFGAGNIGRGFLGQLFYESGYHTLFIDVVPELVEQINKTKKYPIKIVGEKTYTIFVEDISALLLSEKEKVAEAVQKSDIIATAVGAKGVSAVAEILSIGITKRLEEKFIKPLNIIICENLPEPKNTFYHEITSHLPKHLLKSFEKHIGLVEASIGRMVPIITEQDKQKHPLLVRVEEYCELPVDADAFKGDIPEIKGMKLCRPFSGYVHRKLYIHNLTHAVCAYLGNLRGYKFIWEAIEDNEIYTIAKNAGIESAKAISKLDGLPFPELEEYINDLLKRYRNKHLGDQIERVARDPIRKLSMGERLIGSAMYCLKAGITPENISIGIAGAIFYNGDDESSQKLKQIKNLNGVEGVLKEICKVEETSPLFNLIMEAIKKLKDKNWL